One region of Vallitalea okinawensis genomic DNA includes:
- a CDS encoding flavin monoamine oxidase family protein, translating to MRDQNMKQPSNPTDEQRYALLSDVLKKANRLVDFPYIIKALNPPEDITSIAQPGEFKGVRVAVLGGGVAGLSAAYELRKIGCDITLFEAEERVGGRVYTYYFDEEKDLFGELGAMRIPVGHQSTWHYINLFKLNTNAFIQNNENAFIYVRDIRVRNDANGESVSEKIYPEFPLTPREKSMSWQELIGYGTNSPLFTMSPTVRQEIVYSLPKYNPKMVYWVAKNSRQVLQKMKLSQGAINLIGSITPLLGSMFYNSYSEVFQENYTGDFEYLYQIDDGFDQLPNAFYEALTGRRPEAYEGFNKEDLGNVDIKLGHIVEAIKQVEGNQVEVAYGKTLGNPQHQHETDTFDYVICTLPYSRLRTVELDPILGDRKMEAIREVNYNDIQKTLFLCKKRFWLEQGIYGGGSSTDEVISSIWYPVDGVKDPNVPGVLTASYNLGLNASYLGNLSDERRIEVIKRQVEKVHGLEEGYLDEIVMDYKTMNWGSAPLYLGICLYSPEQKTIFSASMDTPVYNNHMFFAGVHISETHGWLQGALKTAMEAANGIAYQCRLNRYEK from the coding sequence ATGAGAGATCAAAACATGAAGCAACCATCAAACCCTACAGATGAACAACGGTATGCACTGTTAAGTGATGTGCTTAAAAAAGCAAATAGATTAGTTGATTTTCCTTATATAATCAAGGCGCTAAACCCTCCTGAAGACATCACATCAATTGCTCAGCCTGGGGAATTTAAAGGAGTACGAGTTGCAGTTTTAGGTGGTGGTGTAGCAGGTCTATCTGCAGCTTATGAACTACGAAAAATCGGATGCGATATAACGCTTTTTGAAGCAGAAGAGCGGGTAGGAGGACGTGTTTATACTTATTATTTTGATGAAGAGAAAGACTTGTTTGGAGAATTAGGTGCTATGCGTATTCCGGTTGGGCACCAATCTACATGGCATTACATTAACTTATTTAAACTCAATACAAATGCCTTTATTCAAAATAATGAAAATGCTTTTATTTACGTACGAGATATACGGGTTAGAAATGATGCCAATGGTGAAAGTGTATCTGAAAAAATCTATCCAGAGTTTCCACTAACACCTAGAGAAAAAAGCATGTCTTGGCAAGAGCTTATTGGATACGGGACAAATAGTCCTTTATTCACCATGTCGCCTACTGTAAGACAGGAAATTGTATACAGTTTGCCAAAGTATAACCCTAAAATGGTCTATTGGGTTGCTAAAAACAGTCGGCAAGTACTTCAGAAAATGAAGTTGTCTCAAGGGGCAATTAATCTAATAGGAAGTATCACCCCCTTATTGGGTTCAATGTTTTATAACAGTTATTCTGAGGTTTTTCAAGAAAACTATACAGGAGATTTCGAATACCTGTATCAAATTGATGATGGTTTTGATCAATTGCCTAATGCCTTTTATGAAGCATTGACGGGAAGGAGACCGGAAGCTTATGAGGGATTCAATAAAGAGGACTTAGGTAATGTAGATATTAAGCTCGGTCATATAGTAGAAGCTATTAAGCAAGTAGAGGGTAATCAAGTAGAAGTGGCGTATGGAAAGACATTAGGGAATCCACAACATCAGCACGAAACGGATACATTTGACTATGTCATATGTACGCTACCATACTCAAGATTAAGAACTGTTGAACTTGATCCTATATTGGGAGATCGAAAAATGGAAGCCATTCGTGAGGTGAATTATAATGATATCCAAAAGACCTTATTCTTGTGCAAAAAAAGATTCTGGCTTGAGCAGGGGATTTATGGTGGAGGTTCATCTACTGACGAAGTTATTTCTTCCATTTGGTATCCTGTTGATGGTGTAAAAGATCCCAATGTACCAGGTGTACTGACTGCGTCCTACAATCTGGGACTCAATGCATCCTATCTTGGCAATTTATCAGATGAAAGACGTATTGAAGTTATTAAAAGACAGGTTGAAAAAGTACATGGTTTAGAAGAAGGCTATCTAGATGAAATTGTTATGGATTATAAAACCATGAATTGGGGTTCAGCACCTTTGTATCTAGGCATCTGTTTATACAGTCCAGAGCAGAAAACCATTTTTAGTGCTTCTATGGATACACCAGTTTACAATAATCATATGTTCTTTGCAGGTGTTCATATATCAGAAACCCATGGATGGTTGCAGGGAGCCCTTAAAACAGCTATGGAAGCAGCTAATGGTATTGCCTATCAATGCCGATTGAACC